The Harmonia axyridis chromosome 3, icHarAxyr1.1, whole genome shotgun sequence nucleotide sequence TGGATGATTCAGAAATCGCATCAAAATTTTTCCAACCTAACCACTGTAtggatacagacgattaaagttttgaagaattttccacgcaggaaatagttattcataatacaagtgcagaaggcattgatattcttgcacaagttgaaaattcaaaaactagccacgaagtggcgagtttttgaatggacgagtggtagaatgagccttctgtacgagtattatacattattttctctaattcattgcatttttattgaaattattgaaatatttccataaatatattttagtgatttttacattgaaaaatgttggttgggtgaactgatttctttaaggcaaattgatgaatcgatagataaaaccgtggcggaaagttcggagtaccaacatataataataaaatataaccatgaaaactgtgcgtttcagatatattcccgcacgattttcttctacaagatgtggaagaatgaatggaataaccacagaattataGAAACACTGTTTCTGCCGAAGACGCGTTGAGATTTGCAAATGGTCTGATGCAGTATTTagagcaggaaaatgatacggattatattgatgtcctccacttgaggaaaattcgggctcacatttgtctcaagatgaataataaaaaaagacagacaaaaattacatacgttttcaactaaaatatatacattcgatatattataggtaccaatgcaatgatttgtttttcatttgtatatttttatatgatattatGATTCTATTCATTTTGTTgcttaataaataattgtaccccatacatttctctaattttcatagttgttttgcgtattttgaggaatttcgaTTGTCCGTGTTTTTCAATTATCCGGGAACCGTTTCCCCTCCATTAGGCCGGATGATCGAGGTTCTACTGTAATTCCAATTGCTGAAAATTAAATAGATAGGTATATACATCTTTACCGCAGGGGAGCCTTGAGCCAACAAATAAGACGGTAATTGTTGAATTCTCTATACTCACCACTTGCTGGTACTTCTCTCTGTCTGCCAAGTGACTCTCAAAATTGTGCAGTTCTTCCTCAGTTGCTaatggaaaattgaattttgaaaatactgaTGGAGGAAGGTTTGTTGTTACAGTATTTTCTTTAAGCGCTAATCTACCTATATCATCAGCCAACTGATCcagtttaaaatttaaaatggacAGATTTCGCAGTACTTGCCGCTTAAACTGCTCATCTGCAaagcaaaaaaataattaaatttctcaCTATAACGAATAAAGCAATCACCTTTCAAGTAATACTGTCTATTGTAGTAGCTCCCTTCGATCTCTGTTGCTGTACATTCTGCCTCATTTCTGTCTGGATTTCCTGGGACAATTCTAAGTGGATTTCCTAAACAGTTGGTTTTATTAAGAACTTTGAAAACAGTACATTAAAGTATAAGTGGACATTAAGGTCTTTAAAACACGCGCGATTTTTCGAGCATGACGACAAAGCTATTTTCTACAAGCTATTCATAGAGGtagtaattgaattttttttctcacctgCATTATCAAATCCTGGGACGTTTGACTCAATCCCTAAATCATCATCTGAATAAGGGTACACTGAAAAATACCAAAATCAGATATTGAAAACTGTAACATGCATACTTTGATGAAAGTACAGCGACTCAATGCAGGAGTGCAGCAATATTATTTAAttacaagaaaaattttaaagaattagAACTACTTTTCTCACTAACAGAGTTATTTCAGATAACAGGGataatttttcctcaaaatgaatcagaaaaaaataaaaatctcacCAGCGCTTTCTTTATCCCTTCTTTTAAGGGTAGACATCACAATTTTAGATGCTTCACCTGCATTATCAGAGCCTACGTATGACTCAAATCCTAAATCATCATCTGAAGGGGCCACTGAAGAAATACCAAAATCAGATATAGAAACTGTAATATACATATGAAAGTAGAGCGACTCAGTGTAGGAGTGCAGCTATATTATTTAatggcaaaaaaaattgaaaataatcagaACTACTTTTCTCACTTACCGGGTAATTTCAGATAACAGGGATTTGTccccaaaataaaacaaaaaatagaaacaaaaatcttaccagatgttttttcctctcttcttttGAGGGTAGGCATCATAATTTTAGATGCTTCTGGTGATAGACTATCCTCTTTGTCTTGTTCTGATGATTCAGAatcctgatattttttattcattctgatttttttaataccaaCGTGGCAATAAGAGCCTGGATCAATATTTCTTACATCAATGGTTCGCTTTGTTGATAAAATAGTACGAGCATCATTCGGAAGTTCATCTAACTGGGCTTTTGAACTTTTTAATATCTTCAATAAATCACTTAGAGCAACGTgacttatattatatttaattgacCACAATTTCAACTTAGACTTAATATCTTCCTCTTTATCAACTTTCTTGTTATCAATATGGCTAGTTTTTGTTTGAAGAGAATCTAATATTGGGAATGAATATTCAGAAATGTGTCCACCTTTTCCTTCCTTAATtaactcaatattttccatCTCATTCAACTCATGCACTGGGTTTTGCAATTCCGGCATGTGCATTTCAACATCATCTTCATTCCTGATCTCATTCTCAACTATCGAAGAAAAAGAAGCAGAGGGTGGAATATTCGGATAACTCAGGCTCATGTCCGTCTGGATTTTCACTTTCTTATAAAAATTTGCTGAATACTTTCTTGCCATGATGGTGATCTTACTTAGTTATGTCAAGTAAAACTATCACTCTACAAGAAAATCAAATAGGTAGTGATAGAATTTTTTATCACCTGATCTTGTCTTACTAAGTTATGCAAAGTAAAATGTAACTTCGAAATCGATTTGCGAACTTCATCAAACACGTAAACATATAAAGTCACAATAATATTGCAATGAATAAGTGCGAGAAAATATATGACTaacccaaaatgaaaaaaaaagaaggttatGTCACAGAACACACAGGTGTTCTGTGGTTATGTATTCAGAAACTAATTGAGTGATAgataatatatattaaataacataataaccaTACCTTACCTTATATGCATATGAACCAGcaacaatatttatatttcacattCACAGTTTACGAACCCGAGTTGAAGATCTGCGTTCTgcattaacctaacctaacacaaCGCACAAAGTTAACTTTGTGCCACAGAACATACAACATACGCTTTGTGCGTTGTGTTAGCATTTGCGTTTTTACCAAATGGTGAAACGAGAAACTTGATGATTCCGCGTTTTCGGAAACTTACTCTGGTTCACTCGTAACCATTATTTTACCTTCTAAAAGTAAACAAAGATTAGGGATCCAGTGAACCCGAGTAAGTTTCCGAAAACGCGCAATCATCAAGTTTCACCATTTTGTCAAAACACAAAACACCACGCCAGAGAATGCGATTGGAAAATTATCTTGAATCATTCTATGTATATTCCTCCTGAATCATTCTATGAATATTCGTAGTGTTTTAAGAATATCCCATGAATATTCCTTGGAATATTCTACAACATACCTCTTCTGCACTTTGTATTCCTAGAACATTATCATGAAACATTCTATGCATATTCTCTTGAATGATACTATGAATATTCGTAAATGTTTTGAGAATATCCCATGAATATTTCTTGGAATATTCTACAACATACCTCTTTTTCACTTTGTAGGAATATTCCTAGAACGTTTGTGCTATCTGGGGTGAGTCGGGAGGAACGCACCAAACTCCAGGTGAGTATTGTAcacgtgaaaataatttaaaaaaactcaaatgttTTTATAGAATTCTCATTTGTTAGCGAATTATAGCGTAATTAAAATACTTCAAATAGTTTACCGCTTCTTATCACAAATGCTGTAGGTACCGATTGTTTGGCCCACACATCTGTTCTTACTTAGAATATCCAAATTTGGTTTTTGTTAATGGCTACAGCTGCAAAAAAGCAACAAGAGCCCTTCGAAGACGGAATGTCttcttatttttccaatagatggttttagttatctgtatctcgcgttgtacaaGTCCAATCGGGTTCCACTATACGGCGTTAGAAAGATAAGATTTCACACTTCAAAAACATTCTGACATttttgtgatgagttgactcagttaagtttgagcgcgCCACAAAGATGAACACTAGCAAgaagaaaatacgctatattttttatagtttttcttagataaaGGCAAAAATACAAGCCAggtggctgaaaatgtaaatagtgtttatacCTGatactgttattattattattatttgaactggggtcgttttgcttcggtgagccttccgggaaatgcgaccatgcagatcttttgttcactaccctactcattcatagaaacccagggaggtcgtcaacgacgttaataaaattgacaacctccctaggggccttggccat carries:
- the LOC123675265 gene encoding uncharacterized protein LOC123675265; this encodes MNKKYQDSESSEQDKEDSLSPEASKIMMPTLKRREEKTSVSISDFGISSVAPSDDDLGFESYVGSDNAGEASKIVMSTLKRRDKESAVYPYSDDDLGIESNVPGFDNAGNPLRIVPGNPDRNEAECTATEIEGSYYNRQYYLKDEQFKRQVLRNLSILNFKLDQLADDIGRLALKENTVTTNLPPSVFSKFNFPLATEEELHNFESHLADREKYQQVQLELQ